One Ovis aries strain OAR_USU_Benz2616 breed Rambouillet chromosome 4, ARS-UI_Ramb_v3.0, whole genome shotgun sequence DNA window includes the following coding sequences:
- the NDUFA4 gene encoding cytochrome c oxidase subunit NDUFA4, with amino-acid sequence MLRQIIGQAKRHPSLIPLFIFIGAGGTGAALYVMRLALFNPDVSWDRKNNPEPWNKLGPNDQYKFYSVNVDYSKLKKEGPDF; translated from the exons ATGCTCCGCCAGATCATCGGTCAGGCCAAGAGGCATCCTAGC TTGATTCCCCTCTTCATATTTATTGGAGCAGGAGGGACTGGAGCAGCACTGTATGTCATGCGCCTGGCATTGTTCAATCCCGATGTCAG TTGGGACAGAAAGAATAACCCAGAACCCTGGAACAAACTAGGTCCCAATGATCAGTACAAG ttcTACTCTGTGAATGTAGATTACAgcaaactgaagaaagaaggTCCAGACttctaa